The following proteins are co-located in the candidate division WOR-3 bacterium genome:
- a CDS encoding class I SAM-dependent methyltransferase produces the protein YPLKWKIIDSCPLCGSKKITSIFKKFGMNYSKCRNCQFVFLNPSPTNEMFSDFYNSQYYNSVREFIEIPRALSSQTHSSVSVGFDEYRALFESVTEYVQKGYWLDIGGGIGAFLSMVANATNSFRLCLNETNSKSAEFARGHFGFEVVESDLDNNPQMKETFDVLSLISVVEHIPLPLDFLKKALRTLKNGGVLVLNTPRFSRFNRLFSKESSYNVIPPYHVSLFDENNLCLIEKLGLKLQKFWFSGQNAFSFLDLLHISEMCDVKIPEKGDEEIEVLSDIKLGLMQKTAYKMLSTIDKIMKNTIRKVDGTDMMNFVFVKK, from the coding sequence ATATCCACTCAAATGGAAAATTATAGATTCATGCCCGTTATGTGGATCAAAAAAAATAACGTCTATATTTAAAAAATTCGGAATGAATTATTCAAAATGCAGAAATTGCCAATTTGTTTTCCTCAACCCATCACCGACAAATGAGATGTTTTCAGATTTTTACAATTCACAGTATTACAACTCTGTCAGAGAATTTATCGAAATCCCAAGAGCTTTAAGCTCGCAAACACATTCAAGCGTATCGGTCGGCTTCGATGAATATCGAGCGTTGTTTGAAAGCGTTACAGAATATGTCCAAAAAGGTTATTGGCTTGATATTGGAGGTGGAATAGGAGCTTTTTTAAGCATGGTGGCAAACGCGACGAATTCCTTTAGATTATGTTTAAACGAGACAAACTCAAAATCAGCCGAGTTTGCTAGAGGTCATTTTGGTTTTGAGGTTGTTGAATCAGATCTGGATAATAACCCTCAAATGAAAGAGACATTTGACGTACTGAGCCTGATTTCTGTCGTCGAACACATACCATTGCCATTAGACTTTCTAAAGAAAGCTTTGAGAACTCTTAAAAATGGCGGTGTTTTGGTTTTGAACACGCCAAGGTTTTCAAGGTTTAACAGATTGTTTTCAAAAGAATCTTCATACAATGTAATACCTCCATATCACGTCTCTCTTTTCGACGAAAACAACCTCTGTCTGATCGAGAAATTGGGTCTTAAACTTCAAAAATTCTGGTTTAGCGGTCAGAACGCTTTCAGTTTTTTGGATTTACTTCATATAAGTGAGATGTGCGATGTAAAGATTCCTGAAAAGGGAGATGAAGAAATAGAAGTTTTAAGCGACATAAAACTCGGTTTAATGCAAAAAACCGCCTATAAAATGCTTTCGACTATAGATAAAATTATGAAAAATACAATCAGGAAAGTTGACGGAACAGACATGATGAATTTTGTTTTTGTAAAAAAATGA